In Citrus sinensis cultivar Valencia sweet orange chromosome 4, DVS_A1.0, whole genome shotgun sequence, one DNA window encodes the following:
- the LOC102623086 gene encoding pentatricopeptide repeat-containing protein At3g09040, mitochondrial-like isoform X2 encodes MRILKRAFLFADKPSCHFHATRKRIHRLCGNNQFCSDSFLRKDPTFLAKSLSLSENLKSRVLGTQVHGHIVKLGFTNDIFLQNNLITAYSKRGFFGCGLRVFDEMAERNLVSWTLIVSAAIQNGELDMGLKMYVDMTTNGFMPNEFAVGSVMKACVSMGASEFGYSIHCFALKIGIEKNPFVGCSVLNFYAKLGDVAAAERVFYSLSSDDVGCWNAMIGGYAHCGYGFEALNVVSSMLFEGITMDKYTLINALQGCSLVADFDIGRQIHGLIIRSEVECSISIVNALIDMYIKSSGMDYAFKVFERMADKDVISWNTLFGGFSENKNPGQTASLFHKFILSGSRPNHVTFSILLRQCGKLLDLDLGLQLQCLALHCGFLDGENVTSSLIYMFCRCGAVEMAHSVFDNVSYKNITTWNELLSGYCFNCCDADVLKTFCNIWESGVEVNGCTFFYVVETCCRSENQQMVVQIHGAIIKTGFSSCGYICSTLIKSYVNFGQLDNSFEFFNGAERLDMASWGAMMSALVHQGHNHEAVTIFYSLVEAVIDAYAKCGDIKGAGMAFDQSFNSNDVIVYNTFIMAYAHHGLVSEAMEIFDKMKLANLQPSQATFVSVMSACSHKGLVDKGCLLFKSMDSQYGMQPSPDCYGCLVDMLSRNGYLEDAKHVIEIMPFQPSPTVYRSLLSGCRIHGNKELGEWASEKLLLLLPKNDAAHVLLSKVYSEDGCWESAAIVRRGMTEKQVLKDPGYSWIETWSS; translated from the exons ATGAGAATCTTAAAACGTGCCTTTCTTTTTGCAGACAAGCCTTCATGCCACTTCCACGCAACCAGGAAACGAATTCATAGACTCTGTGGTAACAATCAATTTTGCTCTGACTCCTTTTTGAGGAAAGACCCAACTTTCCTGGCTAAATCCCTTTCACTGTCTGAGAATTTAAAATCTCGTGTCCTTGGAACTCAAGTCCATGGCCATATTGTCAAGTTGGGATTCACCAATGACATTTTCTTGCAAAATAATCTGATCACAGCGTACTCGAAACGTGGATTTTTTGGCTGTGGACTTAgggtgtttgatgaaatggCTGAGAGAAATCTTGTTTCTTGGACTTTGATTGTTTCCGCTGCAATTCAAAATGGAGAGCTCGATATGGGTTTAAAAATGTATGTGGACATGACAACCAATGGGTTTATGCCAAATGAGTTTGCTGTAGGAAGTGTTATGAAAGCGTGTGTTAGTATGGGAGCCAGTGAATTCGGTTATTCTATTCATTGTTTTGCCttgaaaattggaattgagaaGAATCCTTTTGTAGGTTGTTCTGTGTTGAATTTTTATGCTAAGTTGGGGGATGTTGCAGCTGCAGAGCGGGTCTTTTATAGCTTAAGCAGTGATGATGTTGGCTGTTGGAATGCTATGATTGGAGGGTATGCACATTGTGGGTATGGCTTTGAAGCACTGAATGTTGTATCTTCAATGCTATTTGAAGGAATAACCATGGACAAATACACCTTAATAAATGCCCTCCAGGGGTGCTCCCTTGTGGCTGATTTTGATATTGGGAGACAGATTCATGGACTGATCATTCGGAGTGAGGTTGAATGTAGTATCTCAATAGTGAATGCTCTTATAGATATGTACATTAAAAGTAGTGGAATGGACTATGCTTTCAAGGTTTTTGAAAGGATGGCTGATAAAGATGTTATATCGTGGAATACTCTCTTCGGAGGTTTCTCTGAAAATAAGAATCCAGGACAAACTGCAAGCTTGTTCCATAAGTTTATCCTATCAGGCAGTAGGCCTAACCATGTAACTTTCTCAATATTACTTAGACAATGTGGAAAACTACTTGATCTGGATCTTGGGCTTCAGTTACAGTGCCTTGCATTGCATTGTGGATTTCTTGATGGGGAAAATGTTACAAGCTCATTAATCTATATGTTCTGTAGGTGTGGGGCAGTGGAGATGGCACATTCAGTGTTTGACAACGTTAGTTACAAAAACATAACCACGTGGAATGAGCTACTTTCAGGgtattgttttaattgttgtgACGCAGATGTTCTAAAgacattttgtaatatatggGAATCAGGTGTTGAGGTAAATGGATGTACTTTCTTCTATGTTGTAGAGACTTGTTGTAGGTCTGAAAACCAGCAAATGGTTGTGCAGATACATGGTGCTATTATTAAGACTGGTTTTTCTTCTTGTGGATATATTTGTAGTACTTTGATTAAAAGTTATGTTAACTTTGGACAATTAGATAAttcttttgagttttttaatGGAGCAGAGAGATTAGATATGGCATCTTGGGGTGCTATGATGTCTGCATTGGTGCATCAAGGCCATAATCATGAAGCTGTCACAATTTTCTACTCTCTGGTAGAAGCTG TTATAGATGCTTATGCAAAATGCGGGGACATTAAAGGTGCAGGAATGGCTTTTGATCAGTCTTTTAATTCCAATGATGTGATTGTATATAATACCTTCATTATGGCATATGCCCATCACGGTCTTGTTTCTGAAGCAATGGAAATATTTGACAAAATGAAGTTGGCTAATCTACAGCCTAGCCAAGCAACATTTGTTTCTGTAATGTCAGCCTGCAGTCATAAGGGTCTTGTTGACAAAGGCTGTCTACTGTTCAAATCAATGGACTCACAGTATGGAATGCAACCATCTCCGGATTGTTATGGTTGCTTAGTTGATATGTTATCACGAAATGGATACCTTGAAGATGCCAAACATGTAATTGAAATCATGCCTTTTCAGCCTTCGCCTACCGTTTATAGATCCTTGCTTAGTGGTTGTCGGATACATGGTAATAAAGAATTAGGAGAATGGGCTTCTGAGAAGCTACTCCTATTGCTTCCTAAGAATGATGCTGCTCATGTCTTGTTGTCAAAGGTGTATTCTGAGGACGGCTGTTGGGAAAGTGCTGCTATAGTGAGGAGGGGAATGACAGAAAAACAAGTTTTGAAAGACCCTGGTTATAGCTGGATTGAGACATGGAGTTCTTAA
- the LOC102623086 gene encoding pentatricopeptide repeat-containing protein At3g09040, mitochondrial-like isoform X1, whose translation MRILKRAFLFADKPSCHFHATRKRIHRLCGNNQFCSDSFLRKDPTFLAKSLSLSENLKSRVLGTQVHGHIVKLGFTNDIFLQNNLITAYSKRGFFGCGLRVFDEMAERNLVSWTLIVSAAIQNGELDMGLKMYVDMTTNGFMPNEFAVGSVMKACVSMGASEFGYSIHCFALKIGIEKNPFVGCSVLNFYAKLGDVAAAERVFYSLSSDDVGCWNAMIGGYAHCGYGFEALNVVSSMLFEGITMDKYTLINALQGCSLVADFDIGRQIHGLIIRSEVECSISIVNALIDMYIKSSGMDYAFKVFERMADKDVISWNTLFGGFSENKNPGQTASLFHKFILSGSRPNHVTFSILLRQCGKLLDLDLGLQLQCLALHCGFLDGENVTSSLIYMFCRCGAVEMAHSVFDNVSYKNITTWNELLSGYCFNCCDADVLKTFCNIWESGVEVNGCTFFYVVETCCRSENQQMVVQIHGAIIKTGFSSCGYICSTLIKSYVNFGQLDNSFEFFNGAERLDMASWGAMMSALVHQGHNHEAVTIFYSLVEAGEKPDEYILGTILNSCAAIGAYQRTKSIHPFVIKLGFDTEVYVASAVIDAYAKCGDIKGAGMAFDQSFNSNDVIVYNTFIMAYAHHGLVSEAMEIFDKMKLANLQPSQATFVSVMSACSHKGLVDKGCLLFKSMDSQYGMQPSPDCYGCLVDMLSRNGYLEDAKHVIEIMPFQPSPTVYRSLLSGCRIHGNKELGEWASEKLLLLLPKNDAAHVLLSKVYSEDGCWESAAIVRRGMTEKQVLKDPGYSWIETWSS comes from the coding sequence ATGAGAATCTTAAAACGTGCCTTTCTTTTTGCAGACAAGCCTTCATGCCACTTCCACGCAACCAGGAAACGAATTCATAGACTCTGTGGTAACAATCAATTTTGCTCTGACTCCTTTTTGAGGAAAGACCCAACTTTCCTGGCTAAATCCCTTTCACTGTCTGAGAATTTAAAATCTCGTGTCCTTGGAACTCAAGTCCATGGCCATATTGTCAAGTTGGGATTCACCAATGACATTTTCTTGCAAAATAATCTGATCACAGCGTACTCGAAACGTGGATTTTTTGGCTGTGGACTTAgggtgtttgatgaaatggCTGAGAGAAATCTTGTTTCTTGGACTTTGATTGTTTCCGCTGCAATTCAAAATGGAGAGCTCGATATGGGTTTAAAAATGTATGTGGACATGACAACCAATGGGTTTATGCCAAATGAGTTTGCTGTAGGAAGTGTTATGAAAGCGTGTGTTAGTATGGGAGCCAGTGAATTCGGTTATTCTATTCATTGTTTTGCCttgaaaattggaattgagaaGAATCCTTTTGTAGGTTGTTCTGTGTTGAATTTTTATGCTAAGTTGGGGGATGTTGCAGCTGCAGAGCGGGTCTTTTATAGCTTAAGCAGTGATGATGTTGGCTGTTGGAATGCTATGATTGGAGGGTATGCACATTGTGGGTATGGCTTTGAAGCACTGAATGTTGTATCTTCAATGCTATTTGAAGGAATAACCATGGACAAATACACCTTAATAAATGCCCTCCAGGGGTGCTCCCTTGTGGCTGATTTTGATATTGGGAGACAGATTCATGGACTGATCATTCGGAGTGAGGTTGAATGTAGTATCTCAATAGTGAATGCTCTTATAGATATGTACATTAAAAGTAGTGGAATGGACTATGCTTTCAAGGTTTTTGAAAGGATGGCTGATAAAGATGTTATATCGTGGAATACTCTCTTCGGAGGTTTCTCTGAAAATAAGAATCCAGGACAAACTGCAAGCTTGTTCCATAAGTTTATCCTATCAGGCAGTAGGCCTAACCATGTAACTTTCTCAATATTACTTAGACAATGTGGAAAACTACTTGATCTGGATCTTGGGCTTCAGTTACAGTGCCTTGCATTGCATTGTGGATTTCTTGATGGGGAAAATGTTACAAGCTCATTAATCTATATGTTCTGTAGGTGTGGGGCAGTGGAGATGGCACATTCAGTGTTTGACAACGTTAGTTACAAAAACATAACCACGTGGAATGAGCTACTTTCAGGgtattgttttaattgttgtgACGCAGATGTTCTAAAgacattttgtaatatatggGAATCAGGTGTTGAGGTAAATGGATGTACTTTCTTCTATGTTGTAGAGACTTGTTGTAGGTCTGAAAACCAGCAAATGGTTGTGCAGATACATGGTGCTATTATTAAGACTGGTTTTTCTTCTTGTGGATATATTTGTAGTACTTTGATTAAAAGTTATGTTAACTTTGGACAATTAGATAAttcttttgagttttttaatGGAGCAGAGAGATTAGATATGGCATCTTGGGGTGCTATGATGTCTGCATTGGTGCATCAAGGCCATAATCATGAAGCTGTCACAATTTTCTACTCTCTGGTAGAAGCTGGTGAGAAGCCTGATGAGTATATTTTGGGCACAATTCTAAACAGTTGTGCTGCTATTGGAGCTTATCAACGAACTAAATCTATACATCcatttgttattaaattgGGATTTGATACAGAGGTTTACGTTGCTAGTGCAGTTATAGATGCTTATGCAAAATGCGGGGACATTAAAGGTGCAGGAATGGCTTTTGATCAGTCTTTTAATTCCAATGATGTGATTGTATATAATACCTTCATTATGGCATATGCCCATCACGGTCTTGTTTCTGAAGCAATGGAAATATTTGACAAAATGAAGTTGGCTAATCTACAGCCTAGCCAAGCAACATTTGTTTCTGTAATGTCAGCCTGCAGTCATAAGGGTCTTGTTGACAAAGGCTGTCTACTGTTCAAATCAATGGACTCACAGTATGGAATGCAACCATCTCCGGATTGTTATGGTTGCTTAGTTGATATGTTATCACGAAATGGATACCTTGAAGATGCCAAACATGTAATTGAAATCATGCCTTTTCAGCCTTCGCCTACCGTTTATAGATCCTTGCTTAGTGGTTGTCGGATACATGGTAATAAAGAATTAGGAGAATGGGCTTCTGAGAAGCTACTCCTATTGCTTCCTAAGAATGATGCTGCTCATGTCTTGTTGTCAAAGGTGTATTCTGAGGACGGCTGTTGGGAAAGTGCTGCTATAGTGAGGAGGGGAATGACAGAAAAACAAGTTTTGAAAGACCCTGGTTATAGCTGGATTGAGACATGGAGTTCTTAA